The following are encoded together in the Lathyrus oleraceus cultivar Zhongwan6 chromosome 3, CAAS_Psat_ZW6_1.0, whole genome shotgun sequence genome:
- the LOC127130348 gene encoding uncharacterized protein LOC127130348, with product MAGEQHSDHSRPLVNYNMDDGPPSHETDARDGHPSTPSPEPQNNGDASHAHNLGAETFHPIPVPVEGDAVMIAMVNALNQAGSMLHQQHERIMALEAERQEARPQPVSRIQQRSEPTKKRGRRSPEPHVSRARARRDGGRAGTSPRRGHSPDNNELSPLRSDEEDLHCPLSRAIMEAPLPKGMEKPPNLAVYDGTTDPDDHVDNVNAMLDYRNDITGHLKCRLFSTTLRKGAMTWYKSLAPESITSWRVMRSMFTRHFTASRRHPKTEATLEAIVQKKNETLRSYIERFNQEAVEVDTTEHMKKYLLERGLLPGSELSRAVGIEPPRTLNELLHKAQAYIRYEEKQVAHNARSGRNAGETEHSKREDTSISRRNGDKRREERPRELREGRGPAGRYSEYTLLTAPRERILAECINSEFKQGRVRFPKPSAPKPHTDKSKYCRFHRSHGHVTEDCVHLKDAIEILIQEGHLKQYTRKNEAPRHDEPEKKRPREDTPPDNSPYQVALCVSRLEDFFLPEPLPEGKITALSPWENFPTTLVISGGGTNGESAALSVKRKFDELLLTAPEQKATLTKYRGKSNPISFFLEELPGGSPNSGIPLLIRAKMAQFDVRRILVDQGSSVDIMYIHLFKTLKLDKANLAPYVGSDLQGFNGATTRPWGYVELLVTFGEQETAREVKIQFLVVDCPSLYNCIFGRPTLAELTAVPSTVHLKMKYYTKLGRVVTIHGDIEAARRCYDAAVKGQAVVSTKSNCNNKKLRTGDPARGVNAIDLDCRIGLDETEEGRFPKERSLGHPVRPIPDGEFELIPLGDDPERTVKIGKGLPEETREELVACLKENSDLFAWNAAEMPGLDPEIACHKLALDRAAKPIAQRRRKQSPEKAEAAERAVKDLLEANFISEAQYTTWLSNVVLVKKNNGKWRMCVDYTDLNRACPKDAFPLPNIDMLVDNSAGFKLLSFMDAYSGYNQIPMSPTDKKHTAFMTPTGNYYYNVMPFGLKNAGATYQRMMNKVFKDEIGDMLEVYMDDMIVKSHEEITHARHLAKVFEQARQSKMRFNPEKCTFGVRAGKFLGFYLTDRGIEANPDKCRAFSEFPTPKTKKSIQSLNGVLASLSRFIAKSAQHALPFFRLLRKEATFDWTDECEQALLHLKKVLSQPPVLSRPSEQETLYLYLSVATEAVSAVLIRETDEGQKPIYFTSKALQGPELRYQQIEKVALALINTARRLRYYFLAHTIKVRTDQPIKQLLGRPDMAGRMLKWSLELSEFDIQYESRKALKAQALVTDNGTQFTDGGFQDFIASLGTTQHFTSVEHPQTNGQAEAANRVILRGLKRRLGEAKRAWVEELHSVLWAYRTTPHSTTGETPFRLTYGTEAVIPVEIRAPTRRTEEPLDEEMNDETLRAELDLVEEIRSEAALRETTLKQKIALRHDAKVIKREFQVGTLVLRRNQKNPREGKLAANWEGPYRVRDKTSNGAYYLENLQGEQLARPWNAEKLRQYYS from the exons ATGGCCGGAGAACAACATAGCGATCACAGCCGTCCCCTCGTCAACTACAATATGGACGACGGCCCGCCATCCCATGAAACGGACGCTCGGGACGGTCATCCATCCACCCCGTCTCCAGAGCCCCAAAACAACGGGGATGCCTCTCACGCCCACAATTTAGGGGCAGAGACATTTCATCCCATTCCCGTTCCCGTTGAAGGAGACGCCGTAATGATTGCCATGGTGAATGCCCTCAATCAGGCCGGTTCTATGCTCCACCAGCAGCACGAACGAATCATGGCCCTCGAAGCCGAACGACAAGAGGCCCGACCCCAGCCGGTGAGTAGGATACAACAACGTTCGGAGCCAACGAAGAAGCGAGGACGTCGCTCTCCAGAACCCCACGTCAGCAGGGCACGCGCCCGTCGTGACGGTGGTCGAGCGGGAACATCACCAAGGCGCGGACACAGCCCCGACAACAACGAACTGTCTCCCTTAAGGAGCGACGAGGAAGATTTGCATTGCCCCCTATCTCGGGCAATAATGGAAGCCCCGCTCCCCAAAGGCATGGAGAAACCACCAAATCTAGCTGTGTACGACGGGACTACAGATCCCGACGATCACGTCGACAACGTCAACGCGATGCTCGACTACCGCAATGATATAACCGGGCACCTCAAATGCCGACTGTTCTCGACGACCCTCAGGAAAGGGGCCATGACTTGGTACAAAAGCTTGGCCCCTGAGTCCATTACGTCATGGAGAGTCATGAGGTCCATGTTCACCAGGCACTTTACAGCTTCCCGTCGTCACCCCAAGACTGAGGCGACCCTTGAAGCCATAGtgcagaagaagaatgaaacACTGCGCTCATACATCGAGCGATTCAACCAGGAAGCTGTCGAGGTAGATACCACCGAGCACATGAAGAAGTATCTCCTCGAGAGAGGTCTCTTGCCCGGCAGTGAACTTAGCAGAGCCGTAGGGATCGAGCCTCCCCGCACCTTAAACGAGCTCCTGCATAAAGCCCAGGCCTACATCAGATACGAGGAAAAGCAGGTGGCACACAATGCCCGCAGCGGACGTAACGCTGGGGAGACCGAGCACTCAAAACGCGAGGACACGAGCATTTCCCGTCGCAACGGAGACAAACGAAGGGAAGAAAGACCTCGCGAGCTCCGGGAAGGAAGAGGCCCCGCGGGCAGATATAGCGAGTACACCTTACTGACAGCTCCTCGAGAGCGTATCCTCGCAGAATGTATCAACTCTGAATTTAAGCAGGGCAGGGTCAGGTTCCCAAAACCGTCTGCACCAAAGCCCCACACCGACAAATCAAAGTACTGCCGGTTCCACAGAAGTCACGGGCACGTGACCGAAGACTGCGTCCACCTGAAGGATGCGATAGAAATTTTAATCCAAGAGGGGCACCTGAAGCAGTATACGAGGAAGAACGAAGCTCCCAGACACGACGAGCCAGAGAAGAAGAGACCCCGGGAAGACACACCCCCTGACAACTCTCCCTATCAAGTGGCCCTCTGCGTGTCACGACTGGAAGATTTCTTCCTCCCCGAACCATTGCCCGAGGGCAAGATCACTGCACTCAGCCCCTGGGAAAACTTCCCTACCACACTGGTGATATCAGGAGGAGGAACTAACGGGGAATCCGCGGCCCTCTCCGTCAAACGTAAGTTCGACGAACTCCTACTGACTGCCCCCGAGCAGAAAGCGACATTGACAAAATACCGGGGAAAATCCAACCCAATATCCTTCTTCCTGGAGGAACTCCCGGGCGGATCCCCGAACTCGGGCATCCCACTATTGATAAGGGCAAAGATGGCCCAATTCGACGTACGACGCATCCTGGTCGACCAAGGCAGCTCAGTGGATATCATGTACATCCACCTCTTCAAGACTCTGAAGCTAGACAAGGCCAACTTAGCCCCCTACGTCGGATCAGATCTCCAAGGATTCAACGGAGCAACAACCAGACCGTGGGGATATGTTGAGCTCCTCGTCACCTTCGGCGAACAAGAAACGGCCAGGGAAGTCAAAATCCAATTCCTGGTCGTAGACTGTCCGTCTCTCTACAATTGCATCTTTGGACGCCCGACACTGGCCGAACTCACCGCGGTCCCATCCACCGTCCACCTAAAGATGAAATACTACACCAAATTGGGACGTGTGGTCACCATCCATGGTGACATCGAAGCAGCCCGGCGATGCTACGACGCCGCAGTAAAAGGACAGGCCGTAGTCAGCACGAAGAGCAACTGCAACAACAAAAAACTCAGGACCGGGGATCCTGCCCGAGGAGTCAACGCCATCGACCTCGACTGTCGCATCGGGCTGGACGAGACCGAAGAGGGGAGGTTCCCCAAGGAACGCTCTCTCGGACACCCGGTCCGACCAATCCCCGACGGAGAGTTCGAACTCATTCCTCTTGGGGACGATCCGGAAAGGACGGTGAAGATAGGTAAGGGACTACCCGAGGAAACAAGAGAAGAGCTAGTAGCATGCCTCAAAGAGAACTCCGACCTCTTCGCGTGGAATGCCGCAGAAATGCCCGGGCTGGACCCCGAGATCGCGTGTCATAAGCTAGCTCTAGACCGGGCAGCCAAGCCCATAGCACAGCGTAGACGCAAGCAATCGCCCGAAAAGGCAGAGGCTGCCGAGCGAGCTGTAAAAGACCTCTTAGAGGCAAATTTTATTTCTGAAGCCCAGTACACAACCTGGCTCTCTAATGTAGTCCTCgttaagaaaaataatggaaaatggcgtatgtgtgttgattatactgATCTTAATAGGGCTTGCCCGAAAGATGCTTTCCCCCTCCCTAATATAGACATGCTCGTTGACAACTCTGCAGGTTTTAAACTCTTGTCCTTCATGGACGCATATAGTGGATACAACCAGATCCCTATGTCGCCCACAGACAAGAAACACACAGCGTTCATGACCCCAACGGGCAATTACTATTACAACGTGATGCCGTTCGGGCTCAAGAACGCTGGCGCTACATACCAACGCATGATGAACAAAGTCTTCAAGGACGAAATAGGGGACATGCTCGAAGTATACATGGACGACATGATCGTCAAATCACACGAGGAGATAACCCATGCTCGACACCTTGCGAAGGTATTCGAGCAGGCGAGACAGAGTAAAATGAGGTTCAACCCCGAAAAATGCACGTTCGGAGTCCGGGCAGGCAAGTTCCTCGGTTTCTATCTCACCGATAGAGGGATAGAGGCCAACCCCGACAAATGCCGGGCATTCTCGGAGTTTCCGACCCCGAAAACCAAAAAATCGATCCAGTCACTCAATGGAGTGCTCGCCTCACTCTCCCGTTTCATCGCCAAGTCCGCCCAGCACGCATTGCCATTCTTCAGACTCCTTCGCAAAGAGGCTACCTTCGACTGGACCGATGAATGCGAGCAAGCGTTACTCCATCTAAAGAAGGTTCTGTCCCAACCCCCGGTCTTATCACGGCCATCAGAACAGGAAACCCTATACTTATACCTATCCGTGGCAACCGAGGCCGTCAGCGCCGTTCTAATAAGAGAAACCGACGAAGGACAAAAGCCCATCTATTTTACGAGTAAAGCACTCCAAGGCCCCGAGCTCCGATATCAGCAAATCGAAAAGGTCGCCCTGGCCCTCATCAACACAGCGAGGAGACTACGATATTACTTCCTCGCACACACGATAAAGGTGAGGACCGACCAGCCAATCAAACAGCTGCTCGGGCGCCCGGATATGGCCGGGAGGATGCTCAAATGGTCACTAGAACTCTCCGAATTCGACATACAATACGAAAGTAGGAAAGCCTTGAAAGCTCAG GCACTTGTCACAGACAACGGGACACAATTCACGGACGGAGGATTCCAGGACTTCATCGCCAGCCTGGGCACCACACAGCATTTCACGTCTGTCGAGCATCCGCAGACGAACGGGCAAGCAGAGGCGGCCAACAGGGTAATCTTACGTGGCCTCAAACGCAGACTCGGTGAGGCAAAGAGGGCATGGGTCGAGGAGCTACATAGCGTGCTATGGGCCTACCGCACGACACCACATTCTACCACCGGGGAAACCCCGTTCCGACTAACTTACGGCACCGAGGCAGTCATCCCGGTGGAGATACGGGCGCCAACGAGGAGGACAGAGGAGCCCCTAGACGAGGAAATGAACGATGAAACCCTTAGAGCCGAGCTCGACCTAGTCGAGGAGATACGTTCCGAAGCAGCTCTCAGGGAAACAACCCTCAAACAAAAAATAGCACTACGCCATGACGCGAAAGTCATAAAAAGAGAGTTCCAGGTCGGCACCCTGGTCCTCAGAAGAAACCAGAAAAACCCGAGAGAGGGCAAACTGGCGGCCAACTGGGAAGGCCCTTACCGCGTCCGCGACAAAACGAGCAACGGGGCCTATTACCTAGAAAACCTACAAGGAGAACAACTCGCTCGACCATGGAACGCAGAAAAACTTAGACAATATTACAGCTAA
- the LOC127126179 gene encoding NADPH-dependent aldehyde reductase-like protein, chloroplastic: MASLPLQDRVAIVTGSSRGIGREIALHLASLGARLVINYTSNANQADSVAAEINNNQTTPRAITVRADVSDPDGVKSLFDSAEKTFNSPVHILVNSAGVLDAEYPTIANTSVESFDRIINVNARGAFLCAKEAANRLKRGGGGRIILLTSSQVAALKPGFGAYTASKAAVEAMTKILAKELKGTGITANCVAPGPIATEMFFHGKTEETVKKTEEESPFGRIGETKEISPVVGFLATDSAEWVNGQIIRVNGGYV, from the coding sequence ATGGCTTCTCTACCGCTACAAGACAGAGTTGCAATCGTCACCGGCTCCTCTCGAGGAATCGGACGAGAGATCGCGCTTCACCTAGCTTCACTCGGCGCCAGACTCGTCATCAACTACACATCCAACGCCAACCAAGCTGACTCAGTCGCCGCCGAGATCAACAACAACCAAACCACTCCACGAGCCATCACCGTCCGCGCCGACGTATCCGATCCAGACGGCGTGAAGTCTCTCTTCGACTCCGCTGAGAAGACCTTCAACTCACCGGTTCACATCCTGGTTAACTCCGCCGGCGTCCTCGACGCCGAGTACCCTACCATAGCAAACACCTCCGTGGAGAGCTTCGACCGCATCATTAACGTAAACGCAAGGGGAGCGTTTCTCTGCGCGAAGGAGGCGGCGAACCGATTGAAGCGCGGCGGAGGAGGGAGAATCATACTGCTAACATCGTCACAGGTGGCGGCGTTGAAGCCTGGTTTCGGTGCTTATACGGCGTCAAAGGCGGCTGTAGAGGCGATGACGAAGATTCTGGCGAAGGAGCTGAAGGGGACGGGGATTACAGCGAACTGTGTGGCTCCCGGGCCTATTGCGACGGAGATGTTTTTCCATGGGAAGACGGAAGAGACGGTGAAGAAAACGGAAGAAGAGAGTCCGTTTGGTAGAATTGGTGAGACCAAAGAAATTTCTCCTGTTGTTGGATTTTTGGCCACTGATTCTGCTGAATGGGTCAATGGTCAAATTATTCGTGTCAATGGTGGCTATGTTTAG